The following proteins are encoded in a genomic region of Brachypodium distachyon strain Bd21 chromosome 1, Brachypodium_distachyon_v3.0, whole genome shotgun sequence:
- the LOC100822411 gene encoding LOW QUALITY PROTEIN: uncharacterized protein LOC100822411 (The sequence of the model RefSeq protein was modified relative to this genomic sequence to represent the inferred CDS: inserted 1 base in 1 codon), which yields MLLFEFFVLIRGGGGEYMSAIFCQFLSSEGTLPQLSCPGAHLQNGVAERKHRHIIETVRTLLIVSFVPSHFWAEAVSTAVYLINIQQSSRLEGKWPGEILFGSPPEYDHLRVFGCTCYVLLAPRERTKLTAQSVECVFLGYRLEHKGYRCYDPSARRIRMSRDVTFVEDQPYFYSSSTPKSPSPPDSISFLYLPPIPSSDSSTDIPIPSFVPPASLDTSLPTPSVVDISPFPYHYSRRPRVSTQDQPSTSSPSNVPASTTDAPHDDQQPASPSRYRLRDRGNLSLPERYRSIAGVVCEPSTYEEAASIPEWQESMSEELAALERNGTWDLVPLLARVVPITCKWVFKIKTNSHGSVARYTARLVARGFQQAFGRDYDETFAPVAHMTTIRTLIAVSAARSWTISQMDVKNAFLHGDLHEEVYMKPPPGIDAPADHVCCLRCALXGLKQAPRAWFERFNSVVCAAGFSPSDHDPALFTHTSEHGHTLLLLYVDDMLITGDDLEYITFVKQRLSEQFMMSDLGPLSYFLGIEVTSAAEGYSLSQH from the exons ATGCTGCTATTCGAATTTTTCGTTCTGATtcgggggggagggggggaatATATGTCGGCCATTTTTTGCCAGTTCCTTTCTTCAGAGGGCACTCTCCCTCAACTTTCGTGTCCTGGTGCTCACCTTCAAAATGGTGTTGCTGAGCGTAAACATCGTCACATCATTGAGACTGTCCGCACTCTTTTGATTGTCTCGTTTGTTCCTTCTCACTTTTGGGCTGAGGCAGTCTCAACCGCTGTTTATCTCATTAATATCCAGCAATCTTCTCGCCTTGAGGGAAAATGGCCCGGAGAGATCTTGTTTGGCTCTCCTCCTGAGTATGACCATCTTCGGGTTTTTGGTTGTACTTGTTATGTTCTGTTGGCACCTCGAGAGCGAACCAAGTTAACCGCCCAGTCGGTTGAGTGTGTTTTCCTTGGGTATAGACTTGAGCATAAAGGATATCGTTGCTATGATCCATCTGCCCGTCGTATTCGCATGTCTCGAGATGTCACCTTTGTGGAGGACCAACCCTATTTCTACTCTTCTTCCACTCCTAAGTCTCCGTCACCTCCAGATTCAATTTCTTTCCTCTATCTCCCTCCTATTCCGTCTTCTGATTCTTCCACTGACATTCCAataccttcttttgttcctCCTGCATCACTTGATACATCTTTACCTACTCCTTCAGTTGTTGACATATCCCCTTTTCCTTACCACTATAGTCGTCGACCTCGTGTTTCCACTCAGGATCAGCCTTCcacttcttctccttccaaTGTACCGGCCAGTACCACCGATGCTCCTCATGACGATCAGCAACCTGCCTCGCCTTCTAGGTACCGCCTTCGTGATCGTGGTAATTTATCTCTTCCTGAGAGATATCGTTCTATTGCTGGAGTTGTATGTGAACCTAGTACTTATGAGGAGGCCGCGAGTATTCCTGAGTGGCAGGAATCTATGTCAGAAGAGCTTGCAGCATTGGAACGTAATGGCACTTGGGATCTTGTTCCTCTACTAGCTCGAGTCGTTCCTATTACATGCAAATGGGTGTTTAAGATCAAAACCAACTCTCATGGCTCGGTAGCACGCTACACGGCTCGTCTTGTTGCTCGTGGTTTTCAGCAGGCATTTGGCCGTGATTATGATGAAACTTTTGCTCCCGTTGCTCATATGACAACTATTCGGACTTTGATAGCTGTGTCGGCAGCACGTTCCTGGACTATCTCCCAGATGGATGTGAAGAATGCTTTTCTTCATGGTGATTTACATGAAGAAGTTTACATGAAACCACCGCCCGGCATTGATGCTCCTGCTGACCATGTTTGTTGCCTCCGATGTGCTC TTGGTCTCAAGCAAGCTCCCAGGGCCTGGTTTGAGCGGTTCAATTCAGTTGTTTGTGCTGCTGGATTCTCTCCTAGCGACCATGATCCGGCATTATTCACTCATACCTCCGAGCATGGACACACGCTACTCTTGCTTTATGTGGACGACATGCTCATCACTGGAGATGATTTGGAGTATATCACCTTTGTGAAGCAGCGCCTCAGTGAGCAGTTCATGATGTCTGATTTGGGCCCTCTCAGCTACTTCTTGGGGATTGAGGTCACCTCTGCAGCTGAGGGttactctctctctcagcATTGA